The following proteins are co-located in the Leptospira limi genome:
- the htpX gene encoding protease HtpX yields the protein MTWIKRIGFFLLTNILIMTTISIVTTLLGSMGFSIRAYGLDLTQLIVFCLMWGMAGSFISLLLSKMMAKWTMGVKVIDPKQASAHEMDVYRRVQSLAQRAHLPMPEVGIYESPEVNAFATGPSKSSALVAVSTGLLNRMNTQELEGVLAHELSHVANGDMVTLTLIQGVVNSFAMFISRIIAYVASNAVKEEMAHIVRIVVTIALDIVFSILGSMAVAYFSRQREFRADAGGAKLAGRESMISALESLRQMVEMPEDPRGEAIASFKISSKKGGFLSLFATHPALEDRILALKQMR from the coding sequence ATGACTTGGATCAAACGAATCGGTTTTTTCCTGTTAACCAATATTTTGATTATGACAACAATCTCCATCGTGACTACCCTTTTGGGTTCGATGGGATTTAGCATCCGTGCCTATGGTTTGGATCTAACACAACTCATTGTATTCTGTTTAATGTGGGGTATGGCGGGGTCTTTTATTTCGCTCTTACTTTCCAAAATGATGGCGAAATGGACGATGGGTGTCAAAGTCATCGACCCAAAACAAGCTTCTGCTCATGAAATGGACGTGTATCGTCGAGTGCAGTCTTTAGCACAACGTGCCCACCTTCCCATGCCAGAAGTGGGAATTTACGAATCTCCAGAAGTAAATGCGTTTGCTACTGGACCTAGTAAATCAAGTGCCCTTGTTGCCGTTTCCACTGGACTACTCAATCGAATGAACACACAAGAGTTAGAAGGTGTGCTTGCACATGAATTGTCTCACGTAGCAAACGGAGATATGGTGACCTTAACTCTGATCCAAGGTGTTGTGAACTCTTTTGCAATGTTCATCTCTCGTATCATTGCTTACGTAGCGTCCAATGCAGTGAAAGAAGAAATGGCTCACATTGTCAGAATTGTTGTGACCATCGCTCTTGACATTGTTTTCTCAATCTTAGGATCTATGGCAGTTGCTTATTTCTCTCGCCAAAGAGAATTCCGAGCAGATGCAGGTGGTGCTAAACTTGCGGGAAGAGAGTCGATGATTTCAGCTCTCGAATCCCTTAGACAAATGGTGGAGATGCCAGAAGACCCAAGAGGAGAAGCAATCGCTTCCTTTAAAATATCTTCTAAGAAAGGAGGATTCTTATCTCTTTTTGCCACTCACCCGGCATTGGAAGATCGAATCCTTGCTCTCAAACAAATGAGATAA
- a CDS encoding NCS2 family permease, with amino-acid sequence MNFFTITRGDLDGFFGLMVDNLIQLLVLSALCMGVCGFPLPFITSVVLPGAAISLLIGNVFYAWQAWKLGQRTNRKDVTAIPYGINTVSLFAFIFFVMFPTYQATGDYKEAWKAGLLVSFASGLIEVFGSFIAAKIRKYTPRAALLSALAGIALTFISMDFLLRTFERPMIAFIPLGIILLQYFGKVRFPFGIPGGFLSILVGVLLSYLSGFWGDPIYKEGGIQNGLATLGFYFPQLSLSSLFETLTYSNLQAYFSIILPMGIFNVIGSLQNIESAEASGDSFDTKTSLLVNGIGTLAGTAFGSPFPTTIYIGHPGWKALGAKHSYSMLSGVFMTIVSLFGLMGLIQALIPVEAGMAIVLWIGIIITSQAFQAIPKHHSPAVVVGLLPAFAGWAVLIIQNVFLFLDGKLQGILQELGAKQTYHFSLSDIPPHLTFLPYALSGILSLSQGFLITSMIWAAMVVFILEREWLKASLWAVIAACLSMFGWIHAYELKGNAIFNRFTEIASWDFPIAYISLATLFLFIQFLGSKEKGENSEH; translated from the coding sequence ATGAATTTTTTTACCATCACACGCGGTGACCTAGATGGATTTTTTGGTCTTATGGTCGACAATCTCATCCAACTTCTTGTTCTCTCAGCCTTATGTATGGGTGTCTGCGGATTTCCTTTGCCATTTATCACCTCTGTTGTGTTACCTGGTGCGGCGATTTCCTTACTCATTGGGAATGTTTTTTATGCATGGCAAGCTTGGAAATTGGGACAAAGGACAAACCGTAAGGATGTAACTGCGATTCCATACGGAATCAATACGGTTTCTCTATTTGCATTTATATTTTTTGTCATGTTCCCCACCTACCAAGCGACAGGTGACTATAAGGAAGCCTGGAAAGCTGGCTTATTAGTTTCTTTTGCCTCGGGTCTCATTGAAGTATTTGGATCTTTTATTGCTGCAAAAATTAGGAAATATACTCCTCGGGCAGCTTTACTTTCTGCTTTAGCAGGCATTGCTCTAACCTTTATTTCAATGGACTTTTTACTGCGAACATTTGAAAGGCCCATGATCGCCTTTATCCCTCTTGGAATTATCCTACTTCAATATTTTGGGAAAGTACGATTCCCATTTGGCATTCCTGGTGGGTTTTTATCAATTCTTGTTGGTGTACTTTTGTCTTATCTTTCTGGTTTTTGGGGAGATCCAATTTACAAAGAAGGTGGGATCCAAAACGGATTGGCAACATTGGGCTTTTATTTCCCTCAATTGTCGTTATCTTCCTTATTTGAAACTCTAACCTATTCAAATTTACAAGCATACTTTTCCATCATACTACCCATGGGAATCTTCAATGTGATTGGTTCCTTACAAAACATCGAATCTGCGGAAGCTTCAGGTGATAGTTTTGATACAAAAACTTCCCTACTCGTAAATGGAATTGGTACACTCGCTGGAACCGCATTTGGTTCACCTTTCCCAACTACGATTTATATCGGCCATCCAGGATGGAAAGCGTTAGGTGCAAAACATAGTTATTCCATGTTATCTGGTGTATTCATGACGATTGTGAGTCTCTTTGGTCTTATGGGTTTAATACAAGCCTTAATTCCTGTGGAAGCGGGAATGGCAATCGTTCTTTGGATTGGGATCATCATCACAAGCCAAGCCTTCCAAGCAATTCCCAAACACCATTCCCCTGCTGTTGTTGTCGGTTTATTACCAGCGTTTGCTGGTTGGGCGGTTCTGATCATCCAGAATGTTTTTTTATTTTTAGATGGGAAACTTCAAGGAATCTTGCAAGAGTTAGGTGCAAAACAAACATATCATTTTTCGCTTTCTGATATTCCACCTCACTTAACTTTCCTACCCTATGCTCTCTCTGGGATCCTTTCCCTTTCACAAGGATTTCTCATCACATCCATGATTTGGGCAGCAATGGTAGTCTTTATTTTGGAAAGAGAATGGCTAAAAGCAAGTTTATGGGCAGTCATTGCCGCTTGTTTGTCAATGTTTGGTTGGATCCATGCCTACGAACTGAAAGGGAATGCCATTTTCAATCGGTTTACAGAAATTGCATCTTGGGACTTCCCGATTGCCTATATTTCTCTTGCGACCTTATTTTTATTCATACAGTTCCTTGGTTCCAAAGAAAAAGGCGAAAATTCAGAACATTAA
- a CDS encoding ClpXP protease specificity-enhancing factor SspB has translation MSQNLTQEEITTLREFKRDLFNLYWERFGVFYLHVMPHPKLEIGKRGLLNAEKESGIVLVFGDKAVKVLDSKPDYLFAELQFGSTWEPTMIPWDAVFRIYDKFQNSATQLRFLQIETNTNPEESLSKPKSQKPEVTGDGNVIRVDFGGKRNE, from the coding sequence ATGAGCCAAAACCTCACGCAGGAAGAAATCACAACATTACGTGAGTTCAAAAGAGATTTATTCAATTTATACTGGGAACGTTTTGGAGTATTTTATCTCCATGTAATGCCTCATCCAAAATTGGAAATTGGGAAACGTGGACTTCTCAATGCTGAAAAAGAATCTGGCATTGTACTTGTGTTTGGTGACAAAGCAGTAAAAGTATTGGATAGTAAACCAGATTATTTATTTGCGGAATTACAATTTGGTTCCACTTGGGAACCAACCATGATCCCTTGGGATGCAGTATTTCGTATTTACGACAAATTCCAAAATTCTGCTACCCAACTTCGGTTTTTACAAATCGAAACAAACACAAACCCTGAAGAATCATTATCCAAACCAAAATCCCAAAAACCAGAAGTCACTGGCGACGGGAATGTCATTCGAGTTGATTTTGGAGGCAAACGAAACGAATGA
- a CDS encoding polysaccharide biosynthesis protein, with protein sequence MKSIPRRYWVFPVDILFMFLSYFLAHLVRFENIGFLGNYPDFWVCATIVVVTRSIVFLFSGIYRSLWSYASLHDLLAIIKATILSSLVSTLALLFYNRFYQLSRMVPILDTLILLGFLCLRSLSWRMIREQIFSPDKTRKGTPILLVGAGKLGSSFLTEIRRNVDLDYFPIGFLDDNVSKKGGYIQGIPILGSTEEIGKVLNRYAIQKVIMTVPQPDGRVVSKLMKECEGAGVEFKILPTFGEYLAEKPNITQLREVQVEDLLGRPTVDLEIESIRSYLEKKVILVTGAGGSIGSEICRQVALFKPSVLVILDAAETPLYEIDYELRKNFSELNIDIRPVIADVKNLSRISAVFEEHRPSVVFHSAAYKHVPMMEINPSEAILNNVMGTKNVADVCRLIGVERFVLISTDKAVNPVNVMGATKRAAEIYLQHISQNSRTKFITVRFGNVLGSNGSVIPRFREQIKRGGPVTVTHPEVIRYFMTIPEATQLVLQAGSMGEHGEIFLLDMGEPVRILSLAEEMIRLSGYTPYKDINIEFSGLRPGEKLYEELLLNAEGIKKTHHPKIRIAAPLDHYNLLLFQNKLNRLFSLAKANKNREIFAGLKDIIPEYKIHDEYIEWETSHGKRNL encoded by the coding sequence ATGAAATCAATCCCAAGACGATACTGGGTTTTTCCTGTAGACATTCTCTTTATGTTTTTGTCCTATTTTCTCGCACACCTGGTGCGATTTGAAAATATTGGGTTTCTAGGCAATTACCCGGATTTTTGGGTCTGCGCCACGATCGTCGTTGTTACGAGAAGTATTGTTTTTCTATTTTCAGGGATCTATCGTTCTTTGTGGTCCTATGCTTCGTTACACGATCTTTTGGCCATCATCAAAGCGACTATCCTTTCTTCCTTAGTTTCTACATTAGCCCTCCTCTTTTATAATCGATTTTACCAATTATCACGAATGGTTCCCATTCTCGATACCCTCATCCTCTTAGGATTTTTGTGCCTACGAAGTTTGAGTTGGAGGATGATCAGGGAACAAATTTTTAGTCCTGACAAAACCAGGAAAGGTACTCCCATTCTCCTCGTAGGTGCGGGGAAATTAGGAAGCTCTTTTTTAACTGAAATTAGGCGAAACGTAGACTTAGATTATTTCCCTATCGGATTTTTGGATGATAACGTTTCCAAAAAAGGTGGTTACATCCAAGGGATTCCCATTCTCGGATCAACCGAAGAGATTGGAAAAGTATTGAATCGTTATGCGATCCAAAAAGTCATAATGACAGTTCCACAACCTGATGGACGTGTTGTGAGCAAACTGATGAAAGAATGTGAAGGTGCGGGTGTTGAATTTAAAATCTTACCTACATTTGGCGAATACCTTGCAGAGAAACCCAATATCACACAACTTCGTGAAGTACAAGTTGAAGATTTACTTGGTAGACCTACTGTTGATTTAGAAATTGAATCTATCCGTTCTTACTTGGAAAAAAAAGTCATTCTCGTAACGGGAGCTGGTGGTTCCATTGGATCTGAAATCTGCCGCCAAGTAGCTCTATTTAAACCAAGTGTGCTCGTTATTTTAGATGCCGCTGAAACACCGTTATACGAGATCGACTATGAACTTCGGAAAAACTTTTCTGAATTGAATATTGACATTCGACCAGTCATAGCTGATGTAAAAAATTTATCGAGAATCTCGGCTGTTTTTGAAGAACATAGACCTTCTGTAGTTTTCCACTCAGCGGCCTACAAACATGTTCCCATGATGGAGATTAATCCTTCGGAAGCAATTCTCAATAATGTGATGGGCACAAAAAACGTAGCGGATGTTTGTCGGCTAATAGGAGTGGAACGTTTCGTTCTCATTTCCACAGACAAAGCTGTAAACCCTGTCAATGTGATGGGTGCCACAAAACGAGCTGCTGAAATTTACCTACAGCATATCTCTCAAAATTCTAGAACCAAATTCATTACAGTTCGATTTGGGAATGTTTTAGGTTCCAATGGAAGTGTAATTCCTAGATTCAGAGAACAAATCAAACGCGGTGGGCCTGTGACAGTGACTCACCCAGAAGTGATCCGATACTTTATGACAATCCCAGAAGCCACACAACTTGTGTTACAAGCAGGGAGTATGGGCGAACATGGGGAGATCTTTTTACTCGATATGGGTGAACCGGTTCGGATCTTATCACTTGCTGAAGAGATGATTCGCCTCTCTGGTTACACACCTTATAAAGATATTAATATTGAATTTTCTGGGCTTAGACCTGGGGAAAAATTATACGAAGAACTTCTGTTAAATGCTGAAGGGATCAAAAAAACCCATCACCCTAAAATTCGTATTGCTGCTCCACTTGATCATTATAATTTATTACTCTTTCAAAATAAACTGAATCGTTTATTTTCCCTAGCAAAAGCCAATAAAAATAGGGAAATTTTTGCAGGATTAAAAGACATCATTCCAGAATATAAAATCCACGATGAATACATCGAATGGGAAACTTCACACGGTAAAAGGAATTTATGA